TCTGCGGCaatactgcccacagtgggctgggcccgaCATAGAtctatcatcaagaaaatgccaccataAACTTGCCTACAGTCCAGTCCAAGTGAGACAATTCCTCatttgaggttccttcttccaaggtgtcaagttgacaaaaaccaaccagcacacaCCAAATGGTGCCCCCttacccccgccccccacacacaccatttcctctttccttgtaTTTCTGACTCATATCTTCTATAGAAAGCTACAGGCTTTTTTATGCCAGCTAGTGGGATGTATGGCTTTGATCGGATTGATGTTTTTTATGAAAGCAGCTCCCTTCCCTCAGCTCTCACCCCAAGGTCTGTTCCTTCTGTTAAGTCTCTGATTTCTTATTTCAGACATGAACTGGGAATGTGAAGAAGCTCAGTACACTAGGTAATCAGCTCTTAAATGTGTCTTCCCAGTTGAGTCACAGTTTCTTGAATTCATAACAGGGGATATTGAGCgtttccatgtatatatatatatgtacatccTGGGAAGTTCCCCACGATGCTTCCTGCCATTAGTCGTAAGTAAACAAGTGTCTCTTAGCTTCAACATCTTTATAATCAGAGACATATAGACTGTTCAAACTAAAGGCCGTAAGGGTGTAATATGCAAAAGCAGTCTTAGAGAAATGCAGAACTGCACCAAAGACTGGCAAGGGGTAAATGTTGAATGCTAGCAAATATCTTCTCTGCGAACAAAACTAAAATGTCCTGCTAACTTAATAACCACATAAGCTGAAAGGTTTGCAATTCCATCGTATATAGCAGTCTCGGTAGTCCTTGATATTTCACTATATTTTTGCAAGATGCTACTAGATAAAATACGTACTGCATCGAGAGTTAAGCTTCCCCAGGCAGCTCCCTGGAATGTTACTATgctaaaaaacaaaggaaatgagtAACACGATATTATCATCAAAACATTTAAATAACCAcctgttcaagaaaaaaaaaaaaattcagtgtgaACTTTTTCAGCAACCTTTGTCAAGCACACACGGCAGGGAAGGAGCACCTAGACAGGTTGCAGAGTCCCCTGGGGAGAGAGAGCCTTGGCGCGCAAACCTTCGGCGGCCTCACAGCCATCACTAGCTACCAAAACTCATTGGGAGTCCCGCCCTTTATAAGTCCCGCCCATGTGCCCGATGTCACTCAGCAGGGACGCTGGACCTTGCAGTGACTTGggcctcctttctttccttcccttaccGTGATGAAACGCAGGGTAAACTACCAATCCCAGAAGGCACCGCGCACGCAAATGGGTGGAGCGAGGCTTGAGAGGGCGGGACATGAAGGCCTTCCGGAAAAGATTCAAATCCGGAGGACTGAAATCGCGGGAGGAGCCGGCGCCGCGCCTTTAGGTAGGAGAGGCAGCTCTGCCCTTCCCTGCACAGGGACCAGCGTACTCAGCTGTGGTCGGTCGCTTCTCCTGCCTGTCCTCACAGCACAGGGATGTGGTTGCGCTCGCCAGGACTGGTGTGGGCTCCCTGAGAACTAGTCTTGCCCGACGGTGCTCTTTCTCGGTTTGCCCACTCCTAGTGACATTTGACAGGACGGTGGGTGGAGGGGCTGGAGGTGGCCCAGAGTGTCCGCTCTTCTCaaagacccaggtttagttcccactGTCCACAGAGGGGTCTTGCCACTGACTGTTACTCCAGTTCGGGGATCCCACCCCGCTTTTGGCTCCTGCGGGCAGCGCACGCACTGTGTGCTAAGACTTGTTTACAAGCAAGCCGGCAATACACATAGAAGCAGATCTTTGAAAAGAAGGTGGGAGGGCCGCAAGCTAACGCAATATTTCCGCAAGGTTGGTTCAAACAGAGGCGACATGCAAGGAATAGCTTTCGAGGCATTCAATAGAGATAATTTAGAAGATTCCTAGTGAGATTTTTGGGAATATGACCAAGGCACCACAGAATGTTCAATTGAAAAACTTCCTGCCTCTTGTGGAATTCCTTTGACAGAAGGAAACATTTTATTCCTGGGGAGAACCTGGGAGAAACAGCAAACATCTGAGTGTAGTGTAACCTCCTAATAGAAACTTAGTTTCAAAGATGCCACTTTGCCTTTAGTTTGTACCAGTGGTAGGAGGGGAGAAGGTTCGTTGCAAATACTTGATCTTGTGGGTTTTGTCTCGTTTTGCACACCAAGttgctttctatttttctatttctaaaggAAGCCCCTGTTCAGTTCAGACATTACAGTTCTAACCACAACCAGTTTGGATCATAAACAGCCTAACCAAAGGTAGTCACCATGATGTTACTAACTACAAAGACTTGAGTAGTGCATCTGAAAAGGGAATTGTTAGTCACTGAGTGAAGAGATATTTAGCTGTACATCAAATGCCTATTGCATCCTGATTCTCCACCACAAAAGGAACTGTAAGTATTATAAAAGAGGTAAACACAAATTGTGCTTATATTGCAAAGTGGCCCAGGATGATGTGTGCAGCCTTGCTTCCAGAAGCTTCCACTTTGGTCCTTGAGAACATTAGCTGGAATAAGGCTTTAAATCTATAGCTATATACTATTCCTAGCTGAATTATGAACTACTTAGATTGTACTTGTCACTCAGTAATAGATTTGGGGACAGTTATCCTTAGCTCATAATTAGGCACATAAGATAGATTGATTTCTAAGACACTTGAAGTGTAATTGAATATATGAGACTCCATAATTACGATCAGGATTTCATCCTGGACTATTTTAGGTAAACTGATGTCAAGAGTATGCACCTGTCCACTACATCCAAATAGTTAAGTAGTTCTTATATAGATTACTAAAGGTCCAGCAGGTTTGTGACTCTGGTAGCTTGAAGGTGAGGAACCCAATGGTAAAGCATCAGTTCACATATAGACTTTTAATAAACACTAGTCATTGTTACTAAACCCAGTAAATGTTTGATGTGGAGAatcatttccctttttttttttttttttttaaataatattcttcTGGAACAGCAAGAAGCAAAACATGTAGAAACAATGATACTTGCTAAAAACTAGTGTTCAAAGCGAAGGGAATGTGTTCATGGTCTCCCATATACAATTTGGCCTCTTGTTTTTACGAACTCCACCTGACAGTCTTCAGGAAACACACACGAAACACGGCATGGATTCGGCCTTGCAGATTAAGAGGCTGAAGTCAAGAAATGTAAAGTTCTTTAAATCCTGCATAAACTATCTGACTCAGAGGAGGATGCACATTTTGGTCTGAAGAGGCTGAGTATATTTAACTCTGCCCTGTAGGTTACATATGAAGACAATTGGTAAACTATGAAGAAGACTTCAAAGAAgaacaataatttcaaaattcCTGGTACAGAATTGAATTCCGCGGATgctgaaaggggaaaaaaagagagtcGAAGTAACTTTGTTGAACTACTGCCCCTGGAAGTCACTTATAAAATTTTCAGCCAGCTAGACATCCAGAGTTTATGCAGAGCTTCCAGGACATGCACAGGTTGGAACCGTGCAATAAGAAACAATGACTCCTTATGGAAACCCCACTGCTTGACCATAAGAACTGTGTGCCAAAGAGAAGTAGATGATGATATAAAAAGCGGTTATACCTGGAGGGTAAGTTTAACTTTCACAACTTTTCATGGATTTTGACAGGGGTGTTATGGCACAGTTAAGAGAATACTATAATGTCTACTTAGGGTAGCATACGGAGCGTGCTGACTTTAGGGAAGGAATTAAAGTTGAATTATTATCCTCTTTCTACTGGCGTAGTCTCCACACTGTTTTCTACTCAGCTTTGTAAGTCCCAGATCTTAAAGTCGGGAACTTTCCTTGTTATGCAGAAGGGAGGTGAAGAAGCCAATTTCCTCATCTTCCACCTTATGAAAACCTCCAATACATACAAAGCACTGCTCTTTGTATATACACTaatccatacatgcacacataatttaCCAATGCAATTAATATGTGTACTTCCACATGAGTAATTCATCTCAGTCCTGTGAATGAGTTTCTCTGCTTGTAGACATAAGCACCAGCCAACCATGCTGCCAGTCTTTTTGAATGATGATGTCTATCCCTTTCAGGTAATACTCCTAAGAAATTACCAGAAGAGCAAAGTGAAAAATGAGTGGCTAAGTGGCAGATACAGCAACATTCGTTCTCCTGTTAGCTTGCCAGAAAAGGCTATGTGCCCCATGGATGCAGATACGTGGGGGGAAATCCTAGATGCAGAACTGGAAAGAGAAGTTGAAAAATTGCAATAGTTTTATCGCACGTGATCAAAATCACTCAGACTCCAAGATACTTTGAAATCTGATAATGTCTTTCTTAGCCTTTTAAGTatttaagatttaaaagaaaacaaagttgaaCATGAAGCTTTGTTTGTATTTTGCACTCAAGTTAAAAAATTTTTCTGGTCTTATACTACGGGGAAATcatgaaatgttatttttataagaaataataGACTGATAGAATGATTTTGAAATGTATTGCTCCATGTATTTATGTTAGAATATTGCATTACTTTAAGTGATATAATTTATTGTGTTTTCTATTTAAACCTTTAAGAATTtaggggatttttaaaaaaacttatttaaacattcattataaataagtataaatatactCTCATGGGAGAATACCAAAGTAAATAgttgtaatatatttaaattgataATAAATTTACATGTTAATAACTTTACAGTTTCCACTACAGTGGAAAAGATTGAACCATAAAATAAtgacactattttaaaatgtgttaaaccTATAGTTTATTTAAACTTGATCTAATCTTGGGGTAGAAGCTCTCAGattaagattttcattttttttttccctacaaacCTGAAATTAGTCTCAAAGACTGAGAATGTGTGGAACGTTTCAGGACATTTAATGACTGTTAGAACCACCAAAGGCTTTATTTACCTTAGCCAGCCTATCTTTCCAATGCTTGATAACACCATCTAGTGTATTCTTATATGCTTCTTACTAACAAGGAAAAATTATTCTCAGAGCCCTGCCTGACTTCGTTAAAGTGTATCTTTGCAGGGAGGGACTTTTTTCccaactttgttttccttttgtaaagGAGTATCATGTAGCACATTCCATCTACCAGGTCATTTCACCTGAATGTGTAAGCATAGTAAGAACGCATCTACAACTCTGGTCATTTGTATGGGGTTTCCATAGATGTATTCCTTCCCTTTTACTGCTGcgattaaacaccatgaccaaaaacagctATGGAAAAAGTTCATTTGTCTTATAGTTCCAGAGCAATACAAGTCCATTACTTCAaggagagcatggcagcagtTGCTAAATGCTAGGAAACCAGTATTTAATAACTAGGCAATGGAGGTTAGAGCAACAGGTCAAGATTCAAGTCCTCAACCAAAAGCatgagcagagagagcaaactggacgCAGGTGAGCTCTTGAGCTCTCAAAAGCCTGGTGCCAGGAACACTTCTACAAGCAAGGCCACATCCACTAAACCTCCGAAAAAATCcctaccaactagggaccaacACTTATTCAAGTACAGGAGCCTATGTAAAGCATTTCTTATCAAACtatcacagttttttttttttaattctaggaaACCAATATTTAATAACTAGACAGTTGTCAGAATAATGCCCCTTCAAATACACATTCTTTCTGTTGTGTCACATGGACGATTATTATCTACTAGTGTTTTAATGGAAATTAACAATAAAGTTAATTGGAAATGACCTTGAAAACCAGGCAGTGCAATTTCTAGGGCTATGCAGGAATTTGCTGAATTCACACAGCCTGCGCTCAAAACCATCTATTCTATAGTAGTTTCTCCATTACTATCATAAGGCAGTTCTCTCCCAGGATTGAGGCAGTCACTAGAAAGTCTCCTAATAGAATGCTACCCATAACTAGTCCTGTTTCTACCTGCTAGGATGACACTGATTTAGTCCTTCTCTAGGTTTGCTATTCAAATGCTTGAAGACAGCTGGCCTGTCGCTTCCCATTGTCTTCTCCCCAGTTACTTCTGATAGTCACGAGCCACAGTGTCTAAGCCAAACAGCATTGTCTACTGCTTCTGCCCTCTTCACGAAAGTACCATCGGAAAGGAAGATATCCTGCAGATTTAATTTGAGGAGAGATCATTGAAAAGCACtttaaaatcttgaaaatgtgaaagaaagtGAAGTGTCTTACTGTACAACAGTAGCATACATATGTAGGTGTTATTAGCTATTTCTTGTAATGAACGTTCTGTCAATCACCTTTTCCTCTGATAAAGAATGCACTAATGGGGGGAGGGTGCCTTTCTCACTTATGGCATTCCCCCTGTCAGCCACTAGATTAAATCTAAGAGTGGAACATGACTGAAACCACCTGTTTCTTAAACTGGAAGACAAATGATGAAATTGTTTCCTGCCACAAAGAGAAGTGAGTCCTCAGAATACACATCCAACAGAAAAacagaggaagtggaagaggggATTGTGTGTACGACTCTGATTCTAGTCTGTCTACTTGTAGTTTGTAGTACAAATTGCACTGGAACCCTACCCTACCCATAGGTAGGGCATAGGTAGGTGTTCTTACTGTTTTTCAAGTGTAAAACACCTGCCGTTTACATTAGTAACTTAGGTTTACACTAGGAGCACTACCTATAGGGCTCCATTTCCTGGTCGTCAGGTATGTGATGCTTGTAGTTCACATTAGTATTTTAGTTTTAGAATCTTGCTTTGTCCTTCTTCAGTCCTGCCAATTTTGTGTCCTAAAGGCAGTTCCTGCCTCAGATCTGCTcagcattcatttctttctcagtctcctaTAACTTGTTCTTCCCACCCAATGGAGATGCTGCTAATACACAGATAACTGACTTCAGTGTCTCTGATACATCTTCGTGGTTGATTTGGTAGAAATTCCCTTCCTGTGATTCTTCGTAGGTGGGCGTGTCATACCTTTCTTTTTACACTCTAACCAATCTTCTAAATTCTCTTGGGAGACTCGTTGTCCTAAAACTACTCATTCCGTGTTAGTGTCCATAAAGACTCAGGCTTGTCTTCTTGTATTCTGAACATCTCTCCCAAAGCACCTTCACCACAGCTGGTGTTTCTGTCGTCTGTATCCATAACTTGCCATCAGATTTGTCCACTCCATTCCAGAAACACCTGTCCCAGTCTGTGGGAATCCTTCCTGAGTCAGCAATACCAGAACCAGAGACTATTACTTTCAGCCCCTTCCTCAGAAAGTGGCCAGGGTTCAGGATACTTAACACTGGTTCTTCTTTTCTTGGTCCGAGTCTACCCAGTCAAGAATCAGTTCTTACCTGTTTAATTATGGAGCCACCTGAGCAGTCCATCTTTTCTCCATGTTTTTCTCCGCTTTATTCCTTCTTACCCTCACTTG
Above is a genomic segment from Mus caroli chromosome 11, CAROLI_EIJ_v1.1, whole genome shotgun sequence containing:
- the Fbxo48 gene encoding F-box only protein 48, which gives rise to MKKTSKKNNNFKIPGTELNSADAERGKKESRSNFVELLPLEVTYKIFSQLDIQSLCRASRTCTGWNRAIRNNDSLWKPHCLTIRTVCQREVDDDIKSGYTWRVILLRNYQKSKVKNEWLSGRYSNIRSPVSLPEKAMCPMDADTWGEILDAELEREVEKLQ